A stretch of the Simiduia curdlanivorans genome encodes the following:
- a CDS encoding substrate-binding periplasmic protein: MALLIFASTSALSSELELNQLRYITEHSPPFNYVEAGQLKGPAVDLLLLASQKAGSPVARKDILLQPWARAYRNALEGPNTVLFNTIRTDARDKLFKWAGPTGSEKYVLIAEKARNIVIRTRADLTQYRLGAVRDDAGESYLRELHIPSKNITLATNVNNLGKMLKAGRIDMWAFGEDGWRQSLEDSAIKPANYEAVYMLKKNDYYFAFSLDVEDRLVQQMQDAIDMVKREQAKKSFTN; the protein is encoded by the coding sequence ATGGCACTACTTATTTTCGCCTCCACTTCCGCTCTGTCCAGCGAGCTAGAGCTCAATCAACTGCGCTATATCACCGAACATAGCCCGCCTTTTAACTATGTCGAGGCAGGTCAACTTAAGGGCCCTGCGGTAGACTTATTATTGCTGGCAAGCCAAAAAGCCGGCAGCCCAGTGGCGCGTAAAGATATCTTGCTCCAACCTTGGGCTAGGGCTTACCGCAATGCGCTTGAAGGTCCAAATACGGTACTTTTCAACACTATTCGCACAGACGCGCGCGACAAACTCTTCAAATGGGCGGGGCCGACGGGATCGGAAAAATATGTACTGATTGCAGAGAAAGCGCGAAACATTGTTATTCGTACCCGTGCAGACCTAACCCAATATCGTCTAGGTGCGGTGCGAGATGATGCCGGTGAATCCTATTTACGCGAACTACACATACCGTCAAAAAATATTACCCTTGCAACAAATGTCAACAACCTCGGTAAAATGCTGAAAGCCGGCCGCATTGACATGTGGGCCTTCGGCGAAGATGGCTGGCGGCAGAGCCTTGAAGACTCCGCGATAAAGCCCGCCAACTATGAAGCGGTGTATATGCTTAAAAAAAATGATTACTACTTTGCCTTCAGCCTCGATGTAGAAGATCGGCTGGTGCAACAAATGCAAGACGCCATTGATATGGTCAAGCGAGAACAGGCCAAAAAGTCTTTTACCAACTAA
- a CDS encoding saccharopine dehydrogenase family protein — MTGKREFGLVVYGATGYTGRLVCEYLNQRYGVNGDVKWAMAGRSRAKLEQVRDEMGIPKGIPLVVADAGNVESVKSLVAQTQVILTTVGPYQKYGSELVGLCCEVGTDYVDLCGEPAWMHEMIAQYGAAAKASGARIVFSCGFDSVPFDLGVLFLQLAALKKWGKPLARVKGRVRAMKGTFSGGTLESFRLTMKAAAQKPELVKVLTDPFALTERFIGPEQPTGMAPIFEPDLNSWSAPFVMATINTKNIHRSNLLLAHRYGENFVYDEMLLTGPGEKGEMTAKAVAADKSMAKSPMQPGEGPTKEERETGFYDLLFVGRGEEGQVLKACVKGDKDPGYGSTSKMISECAIALLKNPASVPGGLWTPASALGERLIERLEAHAGLTFSLEN; from the coding sequence ATGACAGGAAAACGCGAATTTGGTTTGGTGGTATACGGTGCAACCGGTTATACCGGTCGCCTCGTGTGTGAGTATTTAAATCAGCGCTACGGCGTGAATGGTGATGTTAAATGGGCTATGGCTGGCCGTAGCCGAGCAAAGCTAGAGCAGGTAAGAGATGAAATGGGTATTCCTAAAGGCATACCTTTGGTTGTGGCAGATGCTGGCAATGTTGAATCAGTAAAATCTTTAGTGGCGCAAACGCAAGTGATCCTAACTACGGTGGGGCCCTATCAAAAGTATGGTTCGGAGCTGGTTGGGCTCTGTTGTGAGGTGGGAACTGATTACGTCGATTTATGTGGCGAGCCGGCGTGGATGCACGAGATGATTGCCCAATATGGCGCCGCAGCCAAGGCGAGCGGTGCGCGCATTGTATTTTCCTGTGGTTTCGACTCTGTGCCCTTTGATCTTGGCGTTTTATTTCTGCAGTTGGCAGCACTGAAAAAGTGGGGTAAGCCCTTGGCTCGAGTGAAGGGAAGGGTGCGCGCCATGAAGGGAACATTCTCGGGCGGCACGCTAGAAAGTTTTCGATTGACAATGAAAGCGGCGGCGCAGAAGCCGGAGTTGGTCAAGGTGTTAACCGACCCCTTTGCGCTAACAGAAAGATTCATTGGCCCAGAACAGCCCACGGGTATGGCGCCAATATTTGAGCCGGATTTAAACAGCTGGTCGGCGCCCTTTGTGATGGCGACAATTAATACCAAAAATATTCATCGCTCGAATTTGTTATTGGCTCATCGCTATGGTGAAAATTTTGTTTACGATGAGATGTTATTGACTGGCCCAGGTGAAAAGGGCGAGATGACGGCTAAAGCCGTTGCGGCAGATAAATCCATGGCTAAAAGTCCCATGCAACCTGGTGAAGGACCCACTAAAGAAGAGCGGGAGACTGGCTTTTATGACCTGCTCTTTGTCGGCCGCGGCGAGGAAGGTCAGGTGCTAAAAGCCTGCGTGAAAGGCGATAAAGATCCTGGCTATGGCTCCACCAGTAAGATGATCAGTGAATGTGCTATTGCACTGCTAAAAAATCCGGCGTCCGTGCCGGGCGGCCTTTGGACACCGGCATCGGCTCTTGGAGAACGATTGATAGAGCGATTGGAAGCTCACGCTGGGTTGACATTTTCGTTGGAGAATTAA
- a CDS encoding carbohydrate-binding protein translates to MKPTRDLLSGLFVGSLIMLAANYSYAVDQCNFTSQCKTQYGPIATDCADSYSDHSVCMCGSQPCDSIEPSAPTFAVPGQIEAEDYHRYFDTSTGNNGGQYRTDNVDIEKTTDLNAGFNVGWVDGNEWLEYDINVLNSGAHKATIRAASKPGNGMFTLAIDGTNRTNAIAVAATGGWQQWQNLQAELGELTAGKHTLRLNVLAGGFNINWIDVQKTTDTDNGSVMLGKFNTSKDLLLGHFDSKPDPDDIHAVAGLGTMLKDPRFSKVKYHAVSGAYGIQGGNYIEANNLFNLAFGANNWSNAHLNWSKALDETTSKVKATLTANGDIWIQEAGQSDFTADLVKRIKAQMPSINTKTRIHVIQHSQWNEDKTTPEDLSYVKQNTDYQKIDDGNSTNNATPGFNTKDGSYWVSATSNVSVGKLWTEAKKVADASIENHVGWVNPTIRDGGFDFSDVVEDTWIFGFNNLKNTEGFFNEFLN, encoded by the coding sequence ATGAAACCCACTCGCGACCTTCTCTCTGGTTTATTTGTTGGCAGCCTTATTATGCTGGCCGCCAATTACAGTTATGCCGTTGACCAATGCAACTTCACCAGCCAATGCAAAACACAGTATGGACCGATAGCAACCGACTGTGCCGATAGCTACTCTGATCACAGTGTATGTATGTGCGGCTCTCAACCCTGCGACAGCATCGAGCCCAGCGCGCCTACCTTCGCAGTACCGGGCCAAATTGAAGCGGAAGATTACCACCGTTACTTTGATACAAGCACAGGAAACAATGGCGGACAATACCGCACCGACAATGTCGATATAGAAAAAACAACCGACCTAAACGCAGGCTTTAATGTGGGCTGGGTAGACGGCAATGAATGGCTAGAGTACGACATAAATGTACTCAACAGTGGCGCTCATAAAGCGACCATTCGCGCAGCATCCAAGCCTGGCAATGGTATGTTTACCTTAGCGATAGATGGTACTAACCGCACCAATGCGATCGCAGTGGCAGCTACTGGGGGCTGGCAACAATGGCAAAACCTACAGGCTGAATTAGGCGAATTGACAGCCGGTAAGCACACCTTACGACTCAACGTCTTAGCGGGTGGCTTTAACATCAACTGGATTGATGTTCAAAAAACAACAGACACAGACAATGGTTCGGTCATGCTCGGAAAATTTAATACATCGAAAGATTTATTACTGGGCCACTTTGACAGCAAACCAGATCCTGATGATATCCATGCAGTAGCAGGCCTTGGAACTATGTTAAAAGACCCACGTTTTTCAAAGGTAAAGTACCATGCGGTATCCGGCGCCTATGGCATACAGGGCGGCAACTATATTGAGGCCAACAACTTATTTAACTTGGCTTTTGGCGCTAACAACTGGTCGAATGCCCACCTAAATTGGAGTAAAGCGCTGGATGAAACCACCAGCAAAGTCAAAGCAACACTCACAGCTAACGGTGACATCTGGATTCAAGAAGCGGGTCAATCTGATTTTACTGCAGATCTGGTCAAACGTATTAAAGCGCAAATGCCCAGCATCAACACTAAAACCCGTATTCACGTGATTCAACATAGCCAATGGAACGAAGATAAAACAACCCCTGAAGACCTCAGTTATGTAAAACAAAACACTGACTACCAAAAAATTGACGATGGCAATTCAACCAATAATGCAACGCCCGGCTTTAACACAAAGGACGGGAGCTATTGGGTCTCGGCCACATCCAATGTATCCGTTGGCAAGCTTTGGACTGAAGCGAAAAAAGTGGCGGATGCCAGTATAGAAAACCACGTCGGCTGGGTTAACCCCACCATACGAGATGGCGGCTTTGATTTTTCAGATGTAGTGGAAGACACATGGATATTCGGCTTCAACAACCTGAAAAATACTGAAGGCTTCTTTAATGAATTTTTAAACTAA
- a CDS encoding choice-of-anchor D domain-containing protein produces MKKLALLASGVMLLATSLVHADTIFSDNFQDANIDGWATSGSGVAVASLYGSNYSLRVSYRKSATAAISTAGYSGVTLAADLAAYSLEYNDYCYAEVSVDGGSNWTNLITVANGSDDSAFRSYDGSPVGADNNSAMQVRVRAYGNAYNDYCYLDNVLVQGTPSGSSGAPDIDVTGNGALGSVNVGASNDSVITVTNTGNADLLIGTTIGLAAPFSISQNNCANTTLAPAASCTLTTSFSPTSAGSFSDALLINSNDSDEPVVSVALTGTGIDNSSTCAYDCLTGNGSVSRSTVTYANLTGSPGNGSLVNYSGFALPANAANPSNTFEGSLVFTGTQRGWSSITDPYAYATLSGVKQLPNFNYQFVQHGTHIIPVQRGLIQNGTALGQWDLILEPGRVWDETSDNGYSRAAIPFALTEYNQNCTHNGVLTFLFNDSGSISNVQYQIAAETCNYYQFNMYGRLAASYNKTTVSNASAIKAAYETEVANRMPMKAISALATDYPSAGITVSNIGSDQTASAMTLYGVSYNGVHYVGGCATRYGDFPFCDVMSVPSYSTAKSVVGGIGLMRLEQKYAGTQRAALVKDYVPECSNTTKWGSVTLEDVLDMATGNYTSSSYESDESNYAVDWLYSNTHSGKIDISCNYYSHKTNPGTTWVYHSSDTYILGRALNDYVQDQEGSSKEFFADMLVPDVFEPLGVSPSLSKSIRTRDTTAAAVTALGLFYHRDDVVKIANMLNNDNGKINGVQVLDATMVNASLQRSAGDRGLPTDPSQPTSTSQYNNSFWAYDLNASTTVTNCTSETWIPYMSGYGGVGIQMLPNGMTYYFFSDGLEYGFTKTLKELDKISPICN; encoded by the coding sequence ATGAAAAAATTAGCCTTACTGGCGAGTGGGGTGATGCTTTTAGCCACCAGCCTCGTTCATGCCGATACAATCTTTTCCGATAATTTTCAGGACGCCAACATCGACGGCTGGGCAACTAGCGGTAGCGGTGTAGCAGTCGCCAGTTTGTACGGTTCGAATTATTCTCTACGGGTATCCTATCGAAAAAGCGCCACCGCTGCGATTTCAACCGCTGGCTACAGCGGCGTCACATTAGCTGCAGACTTAGCTGCCTATTCGTTAGAATATAACGATTATTGTTATGCCGAAGTGTCCGTCGATGGCGGCTCGAATTGGACTAACTTGATTACCGTCGCCAACGGCAGTGACGACTCCGCTTTCAGATCCTACGACGGCTCGCCTGTCGGCGCCGACAACAACAGCGCCATGCAGGTGCGCGTGCGCGCCTATGGCAATGCTTACAACGATTACTGCTACCTAGACAACGTCCTTGTACAAGGCACCCCAAGTGGAAGCAGCGGTGCGCCAGACATAGACGTCACCGGTAACGGCGCACTGGGTTCGGTGAATGTGGGGGCAAGTAATGACAGCGTCATCACAGTGACCAATACCGGCAATGCCGACCTTCTCATCGGCACCACTATCGGCCTTGCCGCCCCCTTTAGCATCAGCCAAAATAATTGCGCCAACACCACCCTCGCCCCCGCCGCCAGCTGCACACTAACCACAAGTTTCTCACCCACCAGCGCTGGCTCCTTTAGCGACGCCCTGTTAATTAACTCTAACGATAGCGATGAGCCAGTGGTCTCTGTCGCCCTTACCGGAACCGGTATCGACAACAGCTCGACCTGCGCCTATGACTGCCTCACCGGTAATGGCAGCGTTAGCCGAAGCACGGTAACTTATGCCAACCTTACCGGCTCACCCGGTAACGGCAGCCTGGTCAATTACAGCGGCTTTGCGCTGCCAGCGAACGCTGCCAACCCAAGCAACACCTTTGAGGGCAGCTTGGTTTTCACCGGCACTCAAAGAGGCTGGAGCAGCATCACCGATCCCTACGCCTACGCCACGCTGAGCGGTGTTAAGCAACTGCCCAACTTCAACTACCAGTTCGTACAACACGGCACCCATATCATTCCGGTACAGCGCGGCCTCATTCAAAATGGTACGGCACTCGGCCAGTGGGATTTAATCTTAGAACCCGGCCGCGTGTGGGACGAAACCAGCGACAATGGCTATAGCCGCGCCGCCATTCCCTTTGCGCTGACCGAATACAATCAGAACTGTACCCACAACGGCGTATTAACTTTCCTGTTTAACGACAGCGGCAGCATCTCCAATGTTCAATATCAAATAGCCGCTGAAACCTGTAACTACTACCAATTCAATATGTACGGCCGGCTCGCCGCCAGCTACAACAAAACAACGGTTAGTAATGCCAGCGCCATTAAAGCGGCCTATGAAACTGAAGTTGCCAACCGCATGCCGATGAAAGCGATCAGCGCCTTGGCAACGGATTATCCCAGCGCGGGAATCACGGTGAGCAATATTGGCAGTGATCAAACCGCAAGCGCCATGACACTCTACGGCGTGTCCTACAATGGCGTTCACTATGTGGGCGGCTGTGCTACCCGCTACGGCGACTTCCCCTTCTGCGACGTTATGAGCGTGCCATCCTACTCGACCGCCAAATCAGTGGTCGGTGGTATCGGGTTGATGCGCCTTGAACAAAAATATGCAGGCACTCAGCGGGCCGCGCTAGTAAAAGACTATGTGCCAGAGTGCAGCAACACCACTAAGTGGGGCAGCGTTACGCTCGAAGATGTGCTCGACATGGCCACCGGTAACTACACCTCATCTAGCTACGAATCCGATGAAAGTAATTACGCGGTCGACTGGCTTTACAGCAATACTCACAGCGGCAAGATAGACATTTCGTGTAACTATTACAGCCACAAGACCAATCCCGGCACCACTTGGGTCTACCATTCATCCGACACTTACATTCTTGGGCGCGCACTTAACGATTATGTGCAAGATCAAGAGGGGTCGAGCAAAGAATTTTTCGCCGACATGTTAGTGCCCGATGTATTCGAACCGCTCGGTGTTAGCCCATCACTCTCCAAGAGCATCCGCACCCGCGATACCACCGCCGCCGCCGTCACCGCATTAGGTTTGTTTTATCATCGCGACGACGTGGTAAAAATTGCCAACATGCTCAATAACGACAACGGGAAAATTAACGGCGTGCAGGTTTTAGATGCGACCATGGTTAACGCCAGCCTACAACGCAGTGCCGGCGATCGAGGCCTGCCCACAGACCCATCGCAGCCCACCTCTACCAGCCAATACAACAACAGTTTCTGGGCCTACGATTTGAATGCTTCCACCACGGTCACTAACTGTACGTCAGAAACATGGATTCCCTATATGTCTGGCTACGGCGGTGTGGGCATTCAAATGCTGCCCAACGGCATGACCTACTATTTCTTTAGCGACGGCCTTGAATACGGTTTTACAAAAACGCTCAAAGAATTGGATAAAATTAGCCCGATATGTAATTAA
- a CDS encoding esterase/lipase family protein: protein MRWCYFFSVMLLVGCTSSALYVPDAQPLDSSRLSSPNKTVSIAGLSSCTDAVDASIRIDSHSPITVLVHGCNGSAGRFRSLAQLYAFHGQQAICFSYDDRKSLVSNAEQLATALNELTQVMDNNSISIVGHSMGGLIARKALEETYTKSGDVNNKTLDLVTVSAPVSGIAVAGQCGIEPLHWLSIGIVPGICWLVTGDNWFEITSSSDFIRNPKPLVPSVERYLKIVTNEKDACRRADADGKCIESDYVFDLAEQYHPKIDSDVNTTGVQVDAGHVEIVGNKNLVPRKLLAILQAHGVLSTTPPERAEAFEQLLAELY, encoded by the coding sequence ATGAGGTGGTGCTACTTTTTTTCGGTGATGCTGTTGGTTGGGTGTACGTCTTCCGCGCTGTATGTTCCCGATGCGCAGCCACTTGATAGCTCGCGTTTATCTTCGCCAAATAAAACCGTATCGATAGCCGGTCTCAGTTCATGCACAGATGCCGTGGACGCCTCTATACGTATTGATTCGCATTCGCCGATCACGGTTTTAGTGCATGGCTGCAATGGGTCTGCCGGTCGGTTTAGGTCTCTCGCACAGCTTTATGCATTTCACGGCCAGCAGGCGATATGTTTTAGTTACGATGATAGAAAGAGTTTAGTGTCCAATGCCGAACAGTTGGCCACTGCCCTTAACGAATTAACCCAAGTCATGGATAACAATAGCATCTCCATTGTTGGTCATAGCATGGGCGGCCTTATTGCGCGCAAGGCGTTGGAGGAAACTTATACCAAGTCAGGCGATGTAAATAATAAAACATTAGACTTGGTTACTGTATCGGCACCAGTATCGGGGATCGCAGTGGCTGGACAGTGTGGTATTGAGCCGCTGCATTGGTTGAGTATTGGAATAGTGCCGGGTATTTGCTGGTTGGTGACGGGTGATAATTGGTTCGAGATTACTTCTTCGTCAGATTTCATTCGCAACCCTAAGCCCCTAGTACCATCAGTAGAACGCTACTTAAAAATAGTTACCAATGAAAAAGATGCCTGCCGAAGAGCGGATGCTGACGGTAAATGTATTGAGAGTGACTATGTTTTTGATTTGGCAGAACAGTATCATCCTAAAATTGATAGTGATGTAAATACCACCGGTGTTCAGGTTGATGCTGGTCATGTAGAAATAGTGGGAAATAAAAACCTAGTGCCCAGAAAATTACTCGCGATACTCCAGGCACACGGCGTGCTTTCTACTACACCTCCTGAGCGCGCAGAGGCATTTGAGCAGTTACTCGCTGAGCTCTATTGA
- a CDS encoding TonB-dependent receptor, with translation MINNNKRHLAMAIRAINTLAISAATLAFAPNVLAQEEGLDQLEEVVVTGIRAALAGALDQKRDANNLVEVIQAEDIGKLPDQNLAEVLENIPGVQITRTAGVGTGVQIRGTSSNRTEINGVSTVGSGAGRTGIAFEDVSASMIAAVEVVKAPQAKTIEGSVGGTINLRTIRPLELKEMLAAVRVQGEDSSLSTDGIKPRLSGTWGDMWETDAGEFGVVVSASYAESDVTAFRPRADRDNLVTSDGGAASAQSFDFLPIQFFVQDYDNLEFKTTNFAGSFEWAPNENVKLYFDTVLNDQERLQESSRVQASGVSRLINESIPTDFETVDFGSLDGQHIGTIQAATKGIIQTTADGRYPNLRMSTDTGSRKTDSQIFRLGTDWNKDRFSGRVEVSTSSSDTLNPTFDTTINFLNPNEPLNSSNENGTPFQYDLTGNSLAFGIASGEANAPSKAQLLDPANYILRDVNQAQDKVENREDAFKVDFSYDLTDSMPFITSVDAGYRYNVSSSLNDEYSSNVGLRTLAESPTGDLFAGILTAGPDNFDAADGRDLFVKDFLVIDPEQVNSDPEGVLAVINAAIVANNAITGANRAPISSPTSTTTAYFDIEEKTNALYAQANFEHGIFRGDFGLRYLETDVNSTGNSVVNGSVTQATTKSSYDFLLPRLNVVANVREDVLVRAGWSKDIRRPDFNDLSTSASFSTSPNPPVVIGNPDLVPEEVTSWDLGVEWYFAPAAVVSVGYFQKDRTNLHVKTQEDPASAPGTGYRDTTAPCEGGGVFNPIADINVFGPTPGVGVCVPRQTTINGAGKTTQTGWEFAAQYDLSNFEDELGWASGFGIAANYTIQKFSGGDEYLTASGRSVDVFTALGATDVRLQYPLFDNSEDAYNITMYYEKYGLSARARYTWRSAYYTEDFGSTSSYPWSFPAIQEARGQLNASVNYDVTDNLALGLEAVNITESSVRQSCVNEGALLCFEGLTDRRVTFGVSYKY, from the coding sequence ATGATAAATAACAATAAACGTCATCTGGCGATGGCTATCAGAGCAATCAACACACTGGCAATTTCAGCCGCCACTTTGGCCTTTGCGCCAAATGTACTGGCGCAAGAAGAAGGTCTAGACCAGCTAGAAGAAGTGGTGGTTACCGGTATTCGTGCAGCACTAGCCGGTGCACTGGATCAAAAGCGCGACGCCAACAACCTGGTTGAAGTTATTCAAGCCGAAGATATCGGTAAGCTGCCAGACCAAAACTTGGCAGAAGTACTGGAGAATATTCCCGGCGTCCAAATTACTCGAACGGCCGGTGTCGGCACTGGTGTTCAAATTCGTGGTACCAGCTCCAACCGCACCGAAATTAACGGCGTATCTACCGTGGGCTCGGGCGCTGGCCGTACCGGCATCGCATTTGAAGACGTATCAGCTTCGATGATCGCAGCCGTTGAAGTGGTTAAAGCGCCGCAAGCTAAAACTATCGAAGGTTCTGTTGGTGGCACTATCAACCTAAGAACCATCCGTCCGCTCGAACTGAAAGAGATGTTAGCAGCAGTGCGAGTACAGGGTGAAGACAGCAGCCTGTCAACCGATGGCATCAAACCCAGATTATCGGGCACCTGGGGCGACATGTGGGAAACAGACGCCGGCGAATTCGGTGTGGTCGTCAGCGCTAGTTATGCAGAATCAGATGTGACCGCCTTCCGCCCACGCGCTGATCGAGACAACTTGGTAACCTCTGATGGCGGCGCAGCCAGTGCTCAATCATTTGATTTTTTACCTATTCAGTTTTTTGTTCAGGATTACGACAACCTCGAGTTCAAAACCACCAACTTTGCCGGTTCGTTTGAGTGGGCACCTAACGAGAATGTAAAACTGTATTTCGATACTGTCCTGAATGACCAAGAGCGTTTACAAGAGAGCTCTAGGGTACAGGCATCAGGGGTGAGCAGACTTATTAATGAATCTATTCCCACAGACTTTGAAACCGTCGACTTTGGATCACTAGATGGCCAACACATAGGTACAATCCAAGCGGCAACTAAGGGTATTATTCAGACGACTGCAGACGGTAGATACCCTAACCTACGCATGTCAACAGATACCGGCTCGCGTAAAACAGATAGCCAAATTTTTAGATTGGGCACAGACTGGAACAAAGATAGATTCTCAGGTCGCGTTGAGGTGTCAACCTCATCTTCCGATACGCTGAACCCTACCTTTGACACCACGATTAACTTTTTAAATCCGAACGAGCCACTTAACTCCTCCAATGAAAACGGTACCCCATTCCAGTACGACTTGACTGGCAACTCGCTAGCCTTTGGTATTGCCTCTGGTGAAGCTAACGCGCCATCCAAGGCCCAACTACTCGATCCAGCAAACTATATCCTACGCGATGTTAACCAAGCACAAGACAAAGTAGAAAACCGCGAAGACGCATTTAAGGTTGATTTTTCTTACGATTTAACCGATTCAATGCCCTTCATTACCTCTGTCGATGCGGGCTACCGCTATAACGTGTCGTCAAGCCTCAATGATGAGTACTCATCTAACGTTGGCCTAAGAACCTTAGCGGAAAGTCCAACGGGTGATCTATTCGCGGGTATCCTCACGGCTGGCCCAGACAACTTTGATGCAGCTGACGGCAGAGACCTATTCGTTAAAGATTTTCTTGTTATTGACCCAGAGCAGGTAAATTCTGATCCAGAAGGTGTTTTGGCGGTAATCAATGCGGCAATTGTGGCAAACAATGCCATCACTGGTGCAAATCGTGCACCCATTAGCTCGCCAACATCAACCACCACCGCCTACTTTGATATTGAAGAGAAAACAAACGCTCTTTATGCGCAGGCGAACTTTGAGCATGGTATTTTCCGCGGCGATTTCGGTTTACGCTATTTGGAAACTGACGTTAACTCAACTGGTAACTCCGTGGTCAACGGATCAGTGACGCAAGCCACAACTAAGAGCAGCTATGACTTTTTGTTGCCAAGGCTCAACGTAGTAGCAAATGTGCGTGAAGACGTGCTTGTTCGCGCAGGCTGGTCTAAGGACATCCGTCGTCCTGACTTTAACGACTTGTCGACCTCGGCCTCCTTCTCCACCAGCCCCAACCCACCAGTTGTTATCGGTAACCCAGATTTAGTGCCGGAAGAGGTCACGTCTTGGGATCTCGGTGTTGAATGGTATTTTGCGCCTGCAGCGGTAGTTAGCGTGGGTTATTTCCAGAAAGACCGCACTAATCTACACGTTAAAACCCAAGAAGATCCTGCATCAGCCCCTGGTACTGGTTATCGGGATACCACTGCACCTTGCGAAGGCGGCGGTGTATTCAACCCCATTGCAGACATCAACGTGTTCGGCCCAACACCGGGTGTAGGTGTGTGTGTTCCAAGACAGACAACCATCAATGGCGCAGGTAAAACCACCCAAACAGGTTGGGAGTTCGCGGCTCAATACGATCTATCGAACTTCGAAGACGAGCTTGGCTGGGCATCAGGGTTCGGTATTGCAGCCAACTACACCATCCAGAAATTTTCCGGTGGCGACGAGTACCTTACTGCATCAGGCCGGTCAGTAGATGTGTTTACTGCATTAGGTGCTACTGATGTGAGACTGCAATATCCCCTGTTTGACAACTCTGAGGATGCCTACAACATCACCATGTATTACGAGAAATATGGCCTCTCAGCCCGAGCTCGTTACACATGGCGCTCAGCTTATTACACAGAAGATTTTGGCAGCACCTCTAGCTACCCTTGGAGCTTTCCCGCTATTCAGGAAGCCCGTGGTCAGCTTAATGCCAGCGTCAACTATGATGTAACCGATAATTTAGCGCTGGGACTCGAGGCGGTAAATATCACTGAATCTTCGGTACGCCAATCGTGCGTGAATGAAGGCGCTCTCCTGTGCTTCGAAGGTCTCACTGATCGCCGCGTTACTTTTGGTGTGAGCTATAAGTACTAA
- a CDS encoding type 1 glutamine amidotransferase domain-containing protein translates to MKKILIPLTNHATLGDTDEANGTYAPELTHALDVLLGAGFDYELASIKGGKAPLYGTDIEDDAVNSRVLLDDEFQNRINNTLPVSQINVDDYAAIFYPGGFGLLSDLATNEAFAALSAKHYEAGGLLAAVCHGPAALLPIILSNGEKLLANKSVTGFTREEEVDFGTISKIPFLLEESLARHAARYNKVQPWRAFVIEDERVITGQNPASAHGVGEAMVKHLLAR, encoded by the coding sequence ATGAAGAAAATTCTTATCCCATTAACGAATCACGCAACCCTAGGCGACACCGATGAGGCCAACGGTACCTATGCGCCTGAACTTACCCACGCGCTGGACGTGCTCTTGGGCGCTGGGTTTGACTATGAGTTGGCGTCGATTAAAGGCGGTAAAGCCCCTTTGTATGGCACCGACATTGAGGACGATGCGGTAAACAGCCGGGTTTTGTTGGACGATGAATTCCAAAACCGTATCAACAATACCCTGCCTGTTTCTCAAATAAATGTTGACGATTACGCTGCGATTTTTTACCCAGGTGGTTTTGGCTTGCTGTCTGACTTGGCGACGAATGAGGCGTTTGCTGCACTGAGTGCGAAGCACTATGAAGCTGGCGGTCTTTTAGCCGCTGTTTGCCATGGCCCAGCAGCACTATTGCCGATTATCTTAAGTAACGGTGAAAAACTATTGGCGAATAAATCAGTGACGGGCTTTACCCGCGAAGAAGAAGTGGATTTCGGTACTATTAGTAAGATTCCATTTTTACTGGAAGAATCCTTGGCGCGACATGCTGCCCGATATAACAAGGTGCAGCCGTGGCGTGCATTTGTCATTGAGGATGAGCGCGTGATCACGGGTCAAAATCCTGCCAGTGCTCATGGCGTTGGCGAGGCGATGGTAAAGCACTTGCTTGCACGCTGA